From Arachis stenosperma cultivar V10309 chromosome 2, arast.V10309.gnm1.PFL2, whole genome shotgun sequence, one genomic window encodes:
- the LOC130960247 gene encoding uncharacterized protein LOC130960247 yields MEAKKQKGTSSSFPSELFGSKESQPSPSSGIFGSIFSSQSPKVLGRESLRSELNGKIANESWKIRNQDGNSKGNKEMESENKANEDMSWMYEDQRVQPCHLSSSIMYGAQDIYSQPQSTHNSGYTSSLKNEGIEDDSGSASRGNWWQGGLYY; encoded by the exons atggaagcaaagaagcaaaagggtacttcttcttcatttccttCTGAGCTTTTTGGTTCCAAAGAGTCTCAACCATCACCTTCTTCTGGAATTTTTGGCTCTATATTTTCTTCTCAGTCACCTAAG GTATTAGGTAGAGAATCTCTGCGTTCTGAGTTGAATGGAAAAATTGCTAATGAATCATGGAAAATTCGTAATCAAG ATGGAAACTCGAAGGGAAATAAAGAAATGGAAAGTGAGAATAAAGCAAATGAGGATATGAGTTGGATGTATGAGGATCAAAGGGTTCAACCATGTCACCTTAGTTCATCGATCATGTATGGCGCTCAGGACATATATTCGCAGCCTCAGAGTACACACAATTCAGGATACACCTCCTCG ctcaagaACGAGGGGATAGAAGATGATTCAGGAAGTGCTTCAAGAGGAAATTGGTGGCAAG GGGGTCTGTATTATTGA
- the LOC130961605 gene encoding putative lipid-transfer protein DIR1 — protein MEGHTKMMFILALVAIASISQIYRVEGAGECGKNTTPDNEAIKLAPCATAAQDENASVSQSCCVQVKKFGQNPACLCAVLLSNTAKMSGVDPKIAITIPKRCNFANRPVGYQCGPYTLP, from the exons ATGGAGGGTCACACTAAGATGATGTTCATTCTTGCCCTTGTGGCCATTGCTAGCATCTCACAGATTTATAGAGTGGAAGGTGCTGGGGAATGTGGGAAAAACACTACCCCAGACAATGAGGCTATTAAGCTAGCACCTTGCGCCACAGCGGCGCAAGATGAGAATGCGAGCGTGTCGCAGAGTTGCTGTGTTCAGGTCAAGAAATTTGGCCAGAATCCAGCTTGCCTCTGCGCTGTTCTGCTCTCTAACACGGCCAAGATGTCCGGCGTTGACCCTAAGATTGCCATCACCATCCCCAAGCGTTGCAACTTTGCCAACCGCCCCGTTGGTTACCAGTGTGGAC CTTACACTCTACCATAA